A window of the Gammaproteobacteria bacterium genome harbors these coding sequences:
- the polA gene encoding DNA polymerase I — MATIPENPFILVDGSSYLFRAFFSPPHLTNSKGEATGAVYGVINMLRSLVKQYKPSNMVVVFDAKGKTFRNDMYSEYKANRPPMPDDLRIQIEPLHELIRAMGLPLISIAGVEADDVIGTLSTLASKRGIHTLISTGDKDMAQLVDQNTTLINTMTDTVLDRDGVIGKFGVPPELIIDLLGLMGDSSDNIPGVPKVGEKTALGMLQGIGSINDIYQNIDKLSDLSFRGAKTIGKRMLEHEEMARLSYDLATIKIDVELDQGYDDFKIAEPQQDELIRLFGQLEFKRWLSEVIDGGNLLASGQASTQNAATAESANTIKTNNYPVIYTLGQLNQWHKKLTNAELFSFDLETTSLDYMAAEIVGMSFAVQTGDDSFEAAYLPLAHDYEDAPKQIELAFALEKFKALLEDPTKAKVGQNLKYDRNVLANYDIKLAGIKFDTMLESYVFNSTAVKHNMDALSLKYLSHKTINFEDVAGKGVKQKTFNQISILEAGPYAAEDADITLRLHQNLWQKVSAEPKLASLFNEIELPLIPILSDIERHGVLIDADMLLEQSKYLATRITELEQQAWSLAGEEFNLGSPKQLQDVLFSDEKMALPVLKKTPKGAPSTNEEVLQELAHDYELPKTILEYRSLSKLKSTYTDKLPLLINAKTGRVHTSYHQAVTATGRLSSSDPNLQNIPIRSEEGRKIRQAFIAPEGYQIVAVDYSQIELRIMAHLSQDKGLLTAFANDLDIHKATASEVFNTPFDEVTTDQRRSAKAVNFGLIYGMSAFGLAKQLDIPRGLAQQYIDSYFSKYPGVLDYMENTRLSAADKGYVETLAGRRLYLADINAKNGARRKAAERAAINAPMQGTAADIIKKAMILVAGWLSEQPSGDASMVMQVHDELVFEVKTELVEQFCSKIIELMAQAADLDVPLIAEAGFGDNWEQAH; from the coding sequence TCCGCAATGACATGTATAGTGAATATAAGGCCAATCGACCGCCGATGCCTGATGATTTACGGATTCAAATCGAACCATTACATGAGCTTATTCGTGCGATGGGCTTGCCGCTTATATCGATTGCTGGTGTTGAAGCCGATGATGTTATTGGTACATTGTCGACGTTGGCGAGCAAGCGGGGCATACACACGCTAATTAGTACCGGCGATAAAGACATGGCGCAGTTAGTTGATCAAAATACCACGCTGATTAATACCATGACAGACACGGTATTGGATCGTGACGGTGTGATCGGCAAATTTGGTGTGCCACCAGAGCTTATTATCGATTTACTTGGCTTAATGGGTGACAGTTCAGACAATATTCCCGGCGTGCCAAAAGTTGGTGAAAAAACCGCGTTAGGCATGCTACAAGGCATTGGCTCGATTAATGATATTTATCAAAACATTGATAAGCTGTCTGATTTAAGTTTCCGTGGTGCTAAAACGATTGGCAAACGAATGCTTGAGCATGAAGAAATGGCGCGTTTGTCTTACGACCTAGCCACGATCAAGATTGATGTTGAATTAGACCAAGGTTATGACGACTTTAAAATTGCTGAACCACAGCAAGATGAGCTAATAAGACTCTTTGGTCAGCTTGAATTTAAGCGCTGGTTGAGCGAAGTGATTGATGGCGGTAATTTATTGGCCAGTGGTCAAGCGAGCACTCAGAACGCTGCTACTGCCGAATCAGCCAATACGATTAAAACCAATAACTACCCGGTTATTTACACCCTAGGTCAGCTTAATCAGTGGCATAAAAAACTGACCAATGCAGAGTTATTCTCGTTTGATCTAGAAACCACTAGCTTAGATTATATGGCGGCTGAAATTGTCGGCATGTCGTTTGCTGTTCAAACGGGCGATGATAGCTTCGAGGCGGCCTATTTGCCGTTGGCACATGATTACGAAGACGCACCTAAGCAAATAGAATTAGCCTTTGCGCTTGAGAAATTTAAAGCACTGCTTGAAGATCCAACAAAAGCTAAAGTCGGCCAAAACCTTAAATATGATCGTAATGTGTTAGCCAATTATGACATTAAACTGGCGGGTATTAAGTTCGATACCATGCTGGAGTCTTATGTCTTTAACTCGACGGCAGTTAAGCACAACATGGATGCCTTATCGCTTAAATATTTAAGCCACAAGACCATTAATTTTGAAGACGTTGCAGGTAAAGGCGTTAAACAAAAGACCTTTAATCAAATTTCTATTCTTGAAGCCGGGCCTTATGCCGCTGAAGATGCTGATATCACCCTAAGGTTGCATCAAAATTTATGGCAAAAGGTCAGTGCTGAGCCGAAATTAGCAAGCTTGTTTAATGAGATAGAGTTGCCGTTAATTCCGATCTTATCGGACATTGAACGCCACGGGGTTTTAATTGACGCCGACATGTTGCTTGAGCAAAGCAAGTATCTAGCCACCCGCATTACTGAGCTCGAACAGCAGGCGTGGAGCTTAGCGGGTGAGGAATTCAACCTAGGCTCACCCAAGCAATTGCAAGACGTGTTGTTTAGCGATGAAAAAATGGCACTGCCGGTATTAAAGAAAACGCCTAAAGGCGCGCCGTCGACCAACGAAGAAGTGCTGCAAGAATTAGCGCATGATTATGAGTTACCAAAGACTATTTTAGAATACCGCAGCCTGAGTAAACTTAAATCGACCTATACCGACAAGTTACCTTTGTTGATAAATGCGAAAACTGGCCGGGTTCATACCTCGTATCATCAGGCAGTTACTGCGACAGGGCGTTTGTCGTCAAGCGATCCTAACTTGCAAAACATTCCAATTCGCAGTGAAGAAGGGCGTAAGATCCGCCAGGCCTTTATTGCGCCTGAGGGATATCAGATTGTCGCGGTCGATTATAGCCAAATTGAATTACGGATTATGGCGCACTTATCGCAAGATAAAGGCTTGTTAACGGCCTTTGCCAATGACTTAGATATTCACAAAGCCACAGCCAGTGAGGTATTTAATACCCCATTTGATGAGGTGACAACCGATCAACGTCGCAGCGCTAAAGCGGTTAACTTTGGTTTAATTTATGGCATGTCGGCGTTTGGTTTAGCCAAACAGCTCGATATTCCACGCGGTTTAGCCCAGCAATACATTGACAGCTATTTCAGTAAATACCCTGGCGTGCTCGATTATATGGAAAATACTCGGCTATCAGCGGCAGACAAAGGATACGTTGAGACATTAGCTGGACGTCGTTTGTATTTGGCTGATATTAATGCCAAAAATGGCGCGCGTCGTAAAGCTGCTGAGCGTGCCGCTATTAATGCACCCATGCAAGGAACTGCCGCCGATATCATTAAAAAGGCGATGATTTTGGTTGCTGGTTGGTTAAGTGAACAACCTAGTGGTGATGCGTCAATGGTCATGCAGGTACACGATGAATTGGTGTTTGAGGTCAAAACCGAATTGGTTGAACAGTTCTGTAGTAAAATTATCGAACTAATGGCCCAGGCCGCTGATCTTGATGTACCGCTAATTGCTGAAGCTGGTTTTGGTGATAATTGGGAACAAGCTCATTAA
- the epmA gene encoding elongation factor P--(R)-beta-lysine ligase, whose protein sequence is MNWQPSASISTLKQRASILANVRHFFAQRDVMEVDTPAMSQATVTDVHLQTFNTTFVGPGAANGKTLYLQTSPEFHMKRLLCAGSGAIYQICKSFRNEESGRYHNPEFTMLEWYRPGFNHIDLMAEMDILLQQVLNTAPSDSMSYQQAFIEHLAIDPLTADIEQLRQLAMSHDLGDFVATEQDHDTLLQLLFCFKIEPKIGLERPIMIYDFPASQAALAQISPADPRVAERFEVYYRGIELANGFHELADSDEQHRRFKIDNQKRVAAGLAPQPIDLNLIAALNAGLPDCAGVALGIDRLVMLALDQTHIDQVIAFEVQRC, encoded by the coding sequence ATGAATTGGCAACCCTCGGCCTCAATCTCAACTCTAAAACAACGCGCCAGCATTTTAGCAAATGTTCGCCATTTTTTTGCCCAGCGCGATGTCATGGAAGTTGATACCCCAGCGATGTCACAAGCCACGGTCACTGACGTTCATTTGCAAACCTTTAACACCACTTTTGTCGGCCCAGGCGCCGCCAATGGTAAAACGCTGTATTTGCAAACGTCACCTGAGTTTCACATGAAAAGATTGTTGTGCGCTGGCAGCGGTGCCATTTATCAAATCTGTAAATCTTTTCGTAATGAAGAATCGGGCCGCTATCACAACCCTGAGTTTACCATGCTGGAATGGTATCGCCCGGGGTTCAACCATATTGACCTGATGGCCGAAATGGATATATTGCTGCAACAAGTGTTAAACACCGCGCCTAGCGACTCAATGAGCTATCAACAAGCTTTTATCGAGCATTTAGCCATTGATCCACTAACCGCTGACATTGAGCAATTGCGCCAATTAGCCATGTCGCATGATCTCGGTGATTTTGTCGCGACCGAGCAAGATCACGATACGTTATTGCAATTGTTATTTTGCTTTAAAATTGAACCTAAGATTGGCCTTGAGCGCCCGATAATGATTTATGACTTTCCGGCTTCACAAGCGGCACTCGCTCAAATTAGCCCAGCGGATCCACGAGTCGCCGAACGATTTGAGGTATATTATCGCGGTATTGAGCTGGCCAATGGCTTTCATGAGTTAGCTGATAGCGATGAGCAACATCGGCGATTCAAAATCGATAATCAAAAAAGAGTCGCTGCCGGGTTGGCACCACAGCCGATTGATTTAAACTTAATCGCGGCCTTAAACGCCGGTCTGCCCGATTGCGCAGGAGTCGCCTTGGGCATAGATCGGCTAGTGATGCTCGCGTTAGATCAAACGCACATCGATCAAGTAATCGCTTTTGAAGTGCAACGGTGTTAA
- the efp gene encoding elongation factor P, producing the protein MATVSTNEFKNGLKFMLDGEPTTIIDNETVKPGKGQAFNRVKVRKLISGKVLEKTFKSGETVEVADVMECDLDYLYSDGEFWHFMNAETFEQIAADAKAIGDNEKWLVEQDSCVITLWNGSPIIVTPANFVELEVTETDPGLKGDTAGTGGKPATLKTGAVVRVPLFIQIGEIIKVDTRSGEYVSRVSK; encoded by the coding sequence ATGGCTACAGTTAGCACAAACGAATTTAAAAACGGTTTAAAATTCATGCTCGATGGTGAACCAACTACCATTATTGACAACGAGACAGTTAAGCCAGGTAAAGGTCAGGCCTTTAACCGCGTTAAAGTTCGTAAACTAATTTCAGGTAAAGTACTTGAAAAAACATTCAAATCAGGCGAAACAGTTGAAGTAGCCGATGTAATGGAATGTGATCTTGACTATCTGTACAGCGATGGTGAATTTTGGCATTTCATGAATGCTGAAACTTTTGAGCAAATTGCCGCAGACGCTAAAGCAATTGGCGACAATGAAAAATGGTTAGTTGAACAAGATAGCTGTGTTATTACCTTATGGAATGGCAGCCCTATTATTGTTACACCAGCAAACTTTGTTGAATTAGAAGTCACTGAAACCGATCCTGGCCTTAAAGGCGATACCGCTGGTACGGGTGGCAAGCCAGCAACCTTAAAAACTGGTGCTGTAGTTCGTGTTCCACTATTTATTCAGATTGGCGAAATCATTAAAGTAGATACTCGCTCTGGTGAATACGTATCACGCGTATCTAAATAA
- the epmB gene encoding EF-P beta-lysylation protein EpmB, with protein MMKIIARNMITPQLSWQKELSQAFTDPAKLLEYLAIDPEPLLGSFAARKLFPLRVPVPFANRMQRGNAKDPLLLQVMTSALEFEQQPGFGADPLVEQIEQVTPLPGLLHKYENRVLLMVRTGCAVNCRYCFRRHFPYQDNSPNKQGFKDAALYIGQRPQINEVILSGGDPLMANDDQLSALMALLEPIPHLTRVRIHTRLPVVIPARITEQFVELCRNSRLKLIMVLHINHPNEIDDTVSEFVQRLKQAGVTMLNQAVLLRDINDSAAVQAQLSEALFDAGILPYYLHLLDKVAGASHFDTPETKAITMMRQLHQQLPGFLVPKLVREIGGEAHKTPIDLGLFPKV; from the coding sequence ATGATGAAGATAATAGCCCGAAATATGATCACCCCCCAGCTTAGCTGGCAAAAAGAGTTAAGTCAGGCATTTACTGACCCTGCTAAGCTACTGGAATATTTAGCGATTGATCCTGAACCACTGCTCGGTTCCTTTGCTGCGCGCAAACTATTCCCGCTGCGGGTACCGGTACCTTTTGCGAACAGAATGCAACGCGGTAATGCCAAGGATCCGCTCTTGTTACAGGTTATGACCTCAGCGTTGGAATTTGAGCAACAGCCAGGCTTTGGTGCCGATCCCCTCGTTGAACAAATCGAGCAAGTGACCCCCTTACCTGGCTTATTACATAAATATGAAAACCGGGTGTTACTCATGGTAAGAACGGGTTGTGCCGTTAATTGCCGTTATTGCTTTCGACGCCATTTTCCCTATCAAGACAACAGCCCCAATAAGCAAGGCTTTAAAGATGCCGCACTTTATATTGGTCAGCGGCCTCAGATCAATGAGGTGATCTTATCGGGCGGCGATCCGTTAATGGCCAATGATGATCAGCTTAGTGCTTTAATGGCGCTGCTAGAGCCGATTCCCCATTTGACCCGTGTGCGGATCCACACCCGGTTGCCGGTGGTTATTCCAGCGCGGATAACCGAGCAATTTGTTGAGCTGTGCCGTAATAGCCGGCTTAAACTAATAATGGTGTTGCACATTAACCACCCCAATGAAATTGATGACACGGTCAGTGAGTTTGTACAGCGGTTGAAACAAGCAGGGGTGACGATGCTAAATCAGGCGGTGTTATTACGAGACATTAATGACAGTGCAGCGGTGCAAGCGCAGCTGAGCGAAGCATTATTTGACGCTGGAATATTACCTTATTACTTACACTTACTCGATAAGGTCGCTGGCGCGAGCCATTTTGATACTCCCGAGACTAAGGCCATCACGATGATGCGTCAGCTGCATCAGCAACTGCCGGGCTTCTTGGTTCCTAAATTAGTCAGAGAAATTGGTGGCGAGGCTCACAAAACACCGATAGATCTTGGGTTATTTCCCAAGGTATAA
- a CDS encoding primosomal replication protein produces the protein MPHSQLFTALQENIRLIYRQSIDADKKINELRQQDMAKFSSIFDQSLGFSTKANRFTPYAEELAKDLIELQQLSPEEITKQVQPLVVKIEVSLQILQVFKANLKGKPQS, from the coding sequence ATGCCACATAGTCAACTTTTTACCGCACTGCAAGAAAACATTCGCCTGATCTATCGTCAGTCGATTGACGCCGACAAGAAAATTAATGAATTGCGCCAGCAAGATATGGCAAAATTTAGTTCGATCTTTGATCAAAGCCTAGGATTTAGCACGAAAGCAAACCGCTTTACTCCGTATGCTGAAGAGCTAGCGAAAGACTTAATAGAATTGCAACAGCTCTCACCGGAAGAGATAACTAAGCAAGTTCAGCCGCTGGTCGTGAAAATTGAAGTGTCGCTGCAAATATTACAGGTATTTAAAGCCAACCTAAAAGGTAAGCCACAGAGCTAA
- a CDS encoding recombinase family protein: protein MKVQAPNSRYIRVSTIEQNTERQLNIIPLDETFTDKCSGKDTNRPALKELIKFVRKDDTVHVHDISRMARKVLPCGLFCCCCFVHNSCAA from the coding sequence ATAAAAGTACAGGCCCCGAATTCTAGGTATATTCGTGTTTCGACAATTGAACAAAACACGGAACGCCAATTAAATATAATCCCACTAGATGAAACCTTCACTGATAAATGTAGCGGTAAAGATACAAACCGACCTGCTCTGAAGGAGCTTATAAAATTTGTTAGAAAGGATGACACTGTACATGTGCATGACATCAGCCGAATGGCTCGTAAGGTTTTACCTTGCGGGCTTTTTTGTTGCTGTTGTTTCGTGCATAACTCTTGTGCGGCATGA